In bacterium, one DNA window encodes the following:
- a CDS encoding DNA-processing protein DprA has protein sequence MTTVTRDLSILYALTTEARLGAKAVAALIAHFGEPEAIWEAGTAQIAEVAHVADEDLERLEGARNLTDALTEDLELMIQQGTRPIPITSADYPHRLLNLDDPPTILYVRGELPAADTRCVAVVGTHQADNEGIADAVAWGKGLAERGVTVISGLARGIDGGAHTGALAGGGKTCAVLGAGFDNIYPPEHRALAESIEQSGALIAEYSPRTPLTKPRLVFRNRLIVALSDAVIVVRLHADTRGSMEAIRRARDLAVPTFLVAVDTEKPSIDAVAEGAIPIPRAPDFDLVLNYL, from the coding sequence ATGACGACCGTCACGCGCGATTTGTCCATCCTCTATGCCCTCACCACCGAGGCCCGTCTCGGCGCCAAGGCGGTGGCGGCGTTGATCGCGCATTTCGGCGAGCCCGAGGCGATCTGGGAGGCGGGGACGGCGCAGATCGCCGAGGTCGCCCATGTCGCCGACGAGGACCTCGAGCGTCTCGAGGGCGCGCGCAACCTGACCGACGCGTTGACCGAAGACCTGGAACTGATGATCCAGCAGGGAACGCGTCCGATTCCGATCACCAGCGCCGACTACCCGCACCGCCTCCTCAATCTCGATGACCCGCCGACCATCCTCTATGTGCGCGGGGAGTTGCCCGCGGCCGACACGCGTTGTGTCGCGGTGGTCGGCACGCATCAGGCCGACAACGAGGGCATCGCCGACGCGGTCGCCTGGGGCAAGGGGCTGGCCGAGCGCGGTGTGACGGTCATCTCGGGCCTGGCGCGCGGCATCGACGGCGGCGCGCACACCGGCGCGCTGGCCGGCGGCGGCAAGACCTGCGCCGTGCTCGGCGCCGGGTTCGACAACATCTACCCGCCCGAGCATCGTGCCCTCGCCGAATCGATCGAACAATCGGGCGCGCTCATCGCCGAATACTCGCCGCGCACCCCGCTCACCAAACCGCGCCTGGTCTTCCGCAACCGGCTGATCGTCGCGCTCTCCGATGCGGTGATCGTCGTGCGGCTGCATGCCGACACGCGCGGTTCAATGGAGGCGATCCGTCGCGCCCGCGACCTGGCCGTGCCCACCTTCCTGGTCGCCGTCGATACCGAGAAGCCGTCGATCGATGCGGTCGCCGAAGGGGCCATCCCGATTCCCCGCGCGCCGGACTTCGATCTGGTGCTCAATTATCTCTGA